In Spirochaeta thermophila DSM 6578, the DNA window CATCTGGTGATGGTGGATACCCGAACCTGGGAGACCGAGGTGCTGCCTTTGGGATTCCCGGGGACGACGTTTCTCCTGACGGATGCGAATGTGCCCGAGCATATCCTCACCGAGGAGTACGGGGGAATGGACGAGGAGTTCGAAGAGTTCCTCACAGACTTCCTCCGGGAACAGGGGCGACGGTCGCTCCGCGACTTTTCGGTGGAGGAGCTCAGATCTTCCATGGGTCGCATCCCCGAGCACGTGAGGCGGAAGGCCCTCCACGTGGTGGAGGAGTTCCTCAGGGTGGAGGAGGCCCGGCATGCGCTTCAGAGGAGAGACAAGGTGCTCTTCGGGAGGGTGCTCTCCCGGTCGCACGAGAGCCTCAGGGACAACTATGAGGTCTCCTGCCCGGAGTTCGACTGGATCGCCAAACGCTGTTTCGAGGTGCCCGATGTATACGGTTCGCGACTCGTGGGGACGGGGCTCCGTGGGTGCATCGTGACGTTCCTGGAGGAGCGGGCCGTCTCCCTCTATCGTGAGAGGGTGGAAGAGTACGAGCGGATCTTCGGTTTCACGGCCGACGTGTATGAGTGCAGACCCTCCGATGGCGTCGAGGTGATCTCCTGATGCGGGTGCTCCTCACGAACGACGACGGGATCGAGAGCCCGGGGTTGTGGGCCCTCCATGAGGCACTGAAAGATCGTTACGAGGTGGTGGTGATGGCCCCTGAGCAGGAGATGAGCGGCACATCACAGACCATCACCCTCAGGACACCCATCCGGGTGAGGGAACGCGCCCCGGGGATATACACGTGTGGGGGGTTTCCGGCCGACTGCGTGGTGGTCGCCTGCATGAGCCCGGAGACCAGGCCGGATGTGGTGGTCTCCGGCATCAACCCCGGCCCGAACCTCGGAACCGACATCCTCTACTCGGGAACCGCGGCCGCTGCCCGCCAGGCCGCCCTCATGGACCTCCCGGCACTCGCGGTCTCTCTTGCGGACTCTCCGCCCTATGCGTTCGAGCCGTTCGCGCTCTATATACGCGAGGCCCTGGAGCGCCTGGTCGATGCCTGGGAACCGGATCTCTTTTTCAATATCAACGCACCCAACCTCCAGTCCCGGTCCCCCCGCGTGGTGGTCACCCGACCTGCACGGAGGGTCTACTCGGACTCGGTGCAACGGTTCGAAGGACCGGACGGTTCCCGTTACTTCATCGTCTACGGTACCGCGGTGCACGTCTCGGAAGCCCCCGGCTGCGGTTTCGAAGAGGATATGCCGCTGGATTGCAGCGTGGTGGACGAGGGGGGGATTTCCATTTCCCCTGTTCTGGTGCATCCTGTATGTCACAGGAGCCTGATGTCCCTTCAGGCGCGATTGGGGGAGTGACGCATGGTGGAGAGCCCCTTCCAGCGCGGGAAACAGCTCTTTCAGGAAGGGAAGTACCGGGAAGCCCTCCAGGAGTTCCTCTCTTCCGACGGAACCGAGGGGTTGAGTCCCTCAGACCAGGCCTACTACATGGGACTCTGTTACGCACGTCTGGGGGAGTACGAGGAGGCCCTCCTCTACCTGGAGCAGGTTCTCACCACCGATACGCATCCACTCAAGCGGTACCAGGTTCGTATGCTCATCGGATACATCTACTCACTTACCGAACGCTACAAGCTGGCCCAGCTCGAGTTCGAGCGGGTGGTCGAGGAGGGATTCGAGTCCGCCACGGTCTACAACGCCCTCGCTCATGTGCGGTACATGCTCGGTGAGCTGAGAGAGAGTCTCAGCGCCGCGGAAAAGGCGCTTTCCCTCGATCCGGACAACCCGAGTGCCCTCAATTCCATGGGCTACCTCCTCGCCGAACAGGGGGTGCGGCTCTCCCTCGCCCTCAAGTACTGCAGGAAGGCGGTCCAGAAGGCGCCCCGTAACCCCGCGTACCAGGACTCCCTCGCATGGGCGCTCTACAAGAACGGTCAGTTCGCGGAGGCGAGGAATGTGATCAGGGTGGCCCACGCCCTTGCTCCCGACTCTCCGACCATAAGGGAACACTACGAGATCATCGTGGGGGAGAGGCCATGAGGATGCGCTGGCTCGTCTTGTGGCTTGGGCTCGCCGGAGGTCTCCTCGCACAGGAGGTTTCCATCGAAGGCATCAGGGCCGAGGAGGAGTTCAGGTGGGGGGTGAGGGCCTTCCATCTCGGTTTCCTCCACGAGTCCATCCTCTCGTTTCAGAAGAGTCTCTCCTATCGCCCCGACCTCCTCCAGGCACATCTCTGGCTGGGGAGGGCCTACCTCAGGTCCGGTTTCTACGACGCAGCGCTCACAGAGTGGGAGTACGTCCTCTCCCACGGTCATGCACCCCCGTACCTTCAGTACAAGTACGAAACCGTGAAGAGATGGGTGGGTGTGCTCCTTGAGGAAGACTACCGGATCTCGTTCGTGTCCGTGTTTCAGAAGGAGGCGAGGGAGGGGGAACGGATCCTCTTCCGGAACCCCGCGGGTGTTGACGTGGGACCCGACGGTTCGATATGGATCGCTGCCTTCGGGAGCAACGAGGTGGTACACCTCTCCCCCACCGGCAGGTTCATACAGAGCTTCAAAGGCGAGCTCGGGGGATTCTCGGCCCCCTTCGATGTGAAGCTCTCTCCGGACGGGTTCCTCTATGTGTCGGAGTTCATGGCGGACAGGATCTCCGTGCTCGATCGATACGGCCGAAGGGTGCGGAGCTTCGGCAAGAGGGGGATGGGCCCGGGTGCGCTTCTCGGCCCTCAGTACCTTGCGTTCGATGAACAGGGATATGTCTATGTCACCGAGTGGGGAAACCGGAGGGTGAGCAAGTTCACCCCCGAGGGGGAGTTCCTTTTCTCTTTCGGGACGGGAGGGAGCGACTTCTCCGGGCTTCAGGGGCCGAGAGGGATCGCCGTTCGAGGAGGTGAGGTGTATGTGGCCGATACCGCGCGGGGGAGCATCGTGGTCTTCGATACCGAGGGGAACTACCTGAGGGAGATGGGGAAGGGGCTCTTCCGTGAGGTGGAGACCCTGTACCCTTCGGATGGACGGTTCTTCCTCACGGCGGGCGATCGACTGCTCCTCTACGATCCGTCCACGGGGTCCCTCGCCCGGGTGGGTGAGCTCTCGGCCAGGCGTCTCATGGGTATGGCGCGGACCCCCAACGGAGATCTGGTGGTGAGCGACATCGATACCAACCAGGTGCATTTCATGGTGGAGGTGGCGGCGGTCTACGGCGGGCTCTATGTGGACGTGGAGCGGGTGGATGCGCGCGACTTCCCGCAGGTGTTCGTGGACGTGGCCGTGCGCGATCGGGACGGGAGGCCTCTCGTGGGACTGGAGAACTCCAACTTCCTCTTCACCGAGGGGGGGAGAAACCCGGGAGAGGTCCGGCTGGTCTTCCAGGCGGATCGGAGCGCCCGCAGCGAGGTGGCCCTGATCCTGGAGCACTCCCCGGAAATGAGAAGGTATGCGGGCCGTCTCTCTTCACTCGTCGCCTCCCTTCTCCCTTCTCTCTCTTCTCAGGGATCGGTGGCGGTCTTCGCCGCGAAAGACGAGCCGGTCCTCCTTGCGGAGTCGGGTCAGGAAGAGCCGCTCTCCCCCGACCGCCTGGTGGAAGGGGCCTTCCCCTCACGCTGGAGGCCGGATCTCGCCTTGAGGCAGGCGGCCTTCCAGGTGTTGAAGTATCGGGGCAAACGAGCGGTGGTCTTTTTCTCCTCGGGTGCCTTCCCTCCCGGCGCCTTTTCCTCGTACAGCATCGACACCATTCTGGGCCTCTTCCTCCAGAACGAGATCACCCTCCACGTGGTCGACATGTCGGGTGGACGCACCATCCCCGACGAGCTCGCTTACCTCGTCGAGAAGACGGGCGGCGAGGTGTTCGATCCCTCGGCCCCCCGAGGCCTTTCCGATCTTGCACAGAGGATCGGGAGTCAGCACTCGGGGCGATACGTGCTCTCGTATACTTCGATTTCCAACCCCGATTTCGGCCGCTCCTTCATCCCCGTGGAAGTGGAGGTGCGCTTCTTCAGTCGTTCCGGACGGGACGAATCGGGGTACTTCGGACCAGCGCAATGATCGGTGCTCTTTGGTACTACCTCGTCCGCGGCAGGAAGGAGTGGGAGGACCTGTGCAACCGTTGCGGGAGGTGTTGTTACACCAAGGAGGTCCAGCCCGATGGCACGGTCTTCATAGACTATTCTTCTCCGTGTCGCTATCTTAATAGTGAGACGAATCTGTGCACGGTGTACGAACGTCGATTCAAGGTGTGTAGGGAGTGCAGGAAGGTGACGATATTCCATGCCCTGTGGGCCAGGTACATGCCCAGGGAATGTGCGTACGTGCAGTTCTACCGTCATGGAGGATATCGCCGCAAGGGAGGGAACCGTGGCAGAGGAATGGACGCCGCTCTTTGAAGAAGAGGAGGCGGTGGAGGAGGAGACCGAGGTTTCGGAACCCGAGATGTACTGGGTGGTCCTCCTCAACGACGATTTCACGCCTATGGAGTTCGTGGTGGACATCCTCGTGGATATCTTCCACAAGGACAGAGTGGAGGCCACGAAGATCATGCTCACCGTACACCGCACGGGCAAGGGAAAGGTGGCGACCTACCCCTATGACATCGCCGTGACCAAGGTCGCCCAGGTACACAGACGTGCACGTGAAGCCGGTCACCCTCTGAGGTGCACCGTGGAGAAGGCGTAGGAGGAAGGATGAAGCTGAGTACTGAGGTACAGGATATACTCTATGCGGCCTATGAGGATGCGAGGGGGAGACGCCATGAGTACGTGACCCCCGAGCACATCCTCTATGTTTCGCTTCAGTTTCAGATGGTGAAGCGCGTGTTCGAGTACTGCGAGGTGGACATCCCGGCTCTTGCCCGTCCTCTCGAAAAGTATCTCTCGACCAAGGTGCCGCTCAGCAACGATCCGCCGGAACAGTCTCTCGGATTCCAGAGTGTGATCGATCGGGCGTACTTCCAGACCAAAGCCGCCTCCCGCGAAGAGATCGACGTCGGTATGCTCCTGGTGGCGATCTACGACGAGGAGTACACCTATGCGGGACACATCCTCCGGGAGCTCGGGGTGAAGCGCGTGACGCTGCTGGAGGCGGTCACCAGGGCGAGGGAGGAGCAGGAGACCCCCGAGGTGGAGGAATCGCCCAAGGAAGACAGGGAACCCAGGAAGAAACGGAGCGCCTCGAACCCCCTGGAGGCCTTTGCCGTGGATCTGGTCCAGCGGGCGAGGGAAGGGGGGATCGAGCCTCTCGTCGGGAGGGAGGATCTCCTCGAGCGCACCATACAAGTCCTCTGCCGGCGGTTCAAGAACAACCCGCTTCACGTGGGGGAGGCGGGGGTGGGAAAGACGGCGCTCACAGAGGGGCTCGCCCTCAGGATCGCGGAGGGAACGGTCCCTGAGATCCTGAAGGGGTACAAGATCTATGCCCTCGATATGGGCGCGCTCATCGCCGGCACCCGTTTCAGGGGGGACTTCGAGGAGCGTCTCAAGGCCGTCATCAAGGCCCTCCTCGCCGAGGAACGGGCCATCCTCTTCATCGACGAGATACACACGATAGTGGGCGCCGGAGCCACCACGGGAGGCGCCCTGGATGCCTCCAACATCCTCAAGCCTGTACTCGCTTCAGGCAGGATCAGATGCATAGGGAGCACCACCTACGAGGAGTATCGGAAATTCCTGGAGAAGGACAGGGCCCTCGCCCGCCGGTTCCAGAAGATCGACGTGCCCGAGCCCACCCCGGAGGAGACCCTCGAGATCCTCATGGGTATCACGGACCGATACGAGACATACCACAACGTACGGTATTCCCGTGAAGCCCTCGAGGCGGCGGTCCGACTCTCCACGGAGTACATCACGGATCGACATCAACCCGACAAGGCCATCGACGTGATCGACGAGATAGGGGCCTACATACGCATGAGGACCTACCGCGAAGGAGTCGAGGCCGGGGAGCCCGTCGAAGTGACGGTGCACGATGTGGAGAGGGTGGTTTCCAGGATCGCCCGCATCCCCGAACGCACGGTCTCTACGTCGGAGAGGGAGCGACTCCGGAACCTCGAGCAGGAGCTGAAAGCACGCCTGTTCGGTCAGGACGAGGCCGTGGAGGCCGTGGTCCAGGCCATCAAGAGGGCCCGGGCCGGCTTCAGGAGGCCCGACAAGCCGGTGGCCTCCTTCCTCTTCGTGGGCCCCACCGGGGTGGGGAAGACCGAGCTCGCCCGCTCGCTCGCCGACATCATGGGAGTGCCCCTCCTCCGGTTCGACATGAGCGAGTACCAGGAGAAGCACACCGTCTCTCGTCTCCTCGGTTCCCCTCCCGGCTATGTGGGATATGAGGAGGGCGCGCTTCTCACCGATGCGGTGCGTAAACATCCCCATGCCGTGCTCCTCCTCGACGAGATAGAGAAGGCCCATCCCGATATCTTCAATGTCCTGCTCCAGGTCATGGACTACGCCACCATCACCGACAACACCGGCAAGAAGGCGGATTTCAGGAACATCGTCCTCATCATGACCTCGAATGCCGGGGCACGGGAGCTCGGTCAGAGGATGATAGGATTCGGAGAGCGTGTGATGCAGGAGGAGAGTATCATACATGCCGTGGAACAGCTCTTCAGTCCTGAGTTCAGGAACCGGCTCGACAAGGTCATCGTCTTCAAGCGTCTGGCCCCCGAGATCGTGGAGCAGATAGTGAGAAAGGAGCTCAGACTCTTCCAGGAGCAGCTCGCGGAGAAGGGTGTCACGCTCGAGGTCACCGATCGATGCGTGCGATGGCTCGCGGAACACGGGTATTCGCCGGTCTTCGGGGCGCGGAACATCGCCCGGCTCGTAGAGGAGAAGATCAAGGGCTTCTTCGTGGATGCCGTGCTCTTCGGTCCCCTCTCCGAGGGCGGGAAGGCCGTCGCCGACATCGAAGACGACGATGTGGTGGTGAGGTGTGAGGATGAGGAGGAGACGACCGATCCCGTATCTTGAGGGCGTGGCCTACCTTTCCCACAGGGAACGGATCTTGTTTCCTTCTCCCTTGGATGCCGACGAGGATATCGTGGCGGCGGGGGGCAATCTCTCGCCTGGCGTGCTTCTCTCGGCCTACGAGCAGGGGATCTTCCCCTGGTACGAGGAGGGGTATCCCATCCTCTGGTGGTCGCCCGAGGTTCGTTGCATCCTCTGGTCGAACGACCTCCACATCTCCAAGCGTCTGAGGCGTGACCTTCGACGCAGCGACTTCCGGTTTTCCGCAGATCTCGCCTTTGAACAGGTGATCCACGCCTGTGCGACGGTACCCAGGCGGGGACAGGAGGGAACGTGGATCACACCGGAGATGCACGATGCCTATATCCGCCTCCATCACCTGGGTTACGCTCACTCGGTGGAGGTCTGGAGAGGGGAAGCGCTCGTGGGAGGGTTCTATGGTGTGAGCCTCGGGCGGGTCTTCTTCGGCGAGTCGATGTTTTCCCTGGTGGACAATGCCTCCAAGGCGGCCCTCGTCTTCTCCAGGGCCCTCTTCCTCAGGCTGGGCATCACCCTCGTCGACTGCCAGGTGCCCACCGATCATCTCCTGAGAATGGGGGCGGTCACCGTTCCGCGCGAGGACTTCCTTGCCTCTCTCGGGCCTCTCCTCCGCACCCCGTCGAGGAGGGGAACGTGGAGGGTGAGCAGCCTCCGGGGGACATGCCTTCTACCGGGTCTTACGCACATGGAGGAGCCGCTCTCCGAACTGCTTTTTCTTGAGAAGTCGCGAGAGCGTGAGACGGTAGATCTCGCAGAGATGGGAGGTGTATGAGGAGATCTGCTCGATGCTCCTCACGGCTTCATGGGCGAGGAAGTCGATGTTGTAGGTGGAGAGCTCTTCC includes these proteins:
- a CDS encoding galactokinase, with product MSDIRELHREEYGVLPEIAVSAPGVVSLLGEHTEEHEGRAIQFAASHRVDVAISRRKDSSLRFYSASLRERKKTSIPNLKYRKEDRWANYLKGFYAQLLDWGAPPHGLEVTIYSTVKPQIGLASSSAMELAFAVALATLSGVHISEAQLIDLIQAGEEEYLGTVPRRVDFLTMFHAKRDHLVMVDTRTWETEVLPLGFPGTTFLLTDANVPEHILTEEYGGMDEEFEEFLTDFLREQGRRSLRDFSVEELRSSMGRIPEHVRRKALHVVEEFLRVEEARHALQRRDKVLFGRVLSRSHESLRDNYEVSCPEFDWIAKRCFEVPDVYGSRLVGTGLRGCIVTFLEERAVSLYRERVEEYERIFGFTADVYECRPSDGVEVIS
- the surE gene encoding 5'/3'-nucleotidase SurE, coding for MRVLLTNDDGIESPGLWALHEALKDRYEVVVMAPEQEMSGTSQTITLRTPIRVRERAPGIYTCGGFPADCVVVACMSPETRPDVVVSGINPGPNLGTDILYSGTAAAARQAALMDLPALAVSLADSPPYAFEPFALYIREALERLVDAWEPDLFFNINAPNLQSRSPRVVVTRPARRVYSDSVQRFEGPDGSRYFIVYGTAVHVSEAPGCGFEEDMPLDCSVVDEGGISISPVLVHPVCHRSLMSLQARLGE
- a CDS encoding tetratricopeptide repeat protein codes for the protein MVESPFQRGKQLFQEGKYREALQEFLSSDGTEGLSPSDQAYYMGLCYARLGEYEEALLYLEQVLTTDTHPLKRYQVRMLIGYIYSLTERYKLAQLEFERVVEEGFESATVYNALAHVRYMLGELRESLSAAEKALSLDPDNPSALNSMGYLLAEQGVRLSLALKYCRKAVQKAPRNPAYQDSLAWALYKNGQFAEARNVIRVAHALAPDSPTIREHYEIIVGERP
- the clpS gene encoding ATP-dependent Clp protease adapter ClpS, which produces MAEEWTPLFEEEEAVEEETEVSEPEMYWVVLLNDDFTPMEFVVDILVDIFHKDRVEATKIMLTVHRTGKGKVATYPYDIAVTKVAQVHRRAREAGHPLRCTVEKA
- the clpA gene encoding ATP-dependent Clp protease ATP-binding subunit ClpA encodes the protein MKLSTEVQDILYAAYEDARGRRHEYVTPEHILYVSLQFQMVKRVFEYCEVDIPALARPLEKYLSTKVPLSNDPPEQSLGFQSVIDRAYFQTKAASREEIDVGMLLVAIYDEEYTYAGHILRELGVKRVTLLEAVTRAREEQETPEVEESPKEDREPRKKRSASNPLEAFAVDLVQRAREGGIEPLVGREDLLERTIQVLCRRFKNNPLHVGEAGVGKTALTEGLALRIAEGTVPEILKGYKIYALDMGALIAGTRFRGDFEERLKAVIKALLAEERAILFIDEIHTIVGAGATTGGALDASNILKPVLASGRIRCIGSTTYEEYRKFLEKDRALARRFQKIDVPEPTPEETLEILMGITDRYETYHNVRYSREALEAAVRLSTEYITDRHQPDKAIDVIDEIGAYIRMRTYREGVEAGEPVEVTVHDVERVVSRIARIPERTVSTSERERLRNLEQELKARLFGQDEAVEAVVQAIKRARAGFRRPDKPVASFLFVGPTGVGKTELARSLADIMGVPLLRFDMSEYQEKHTVSRLLGSPPGYVGYEEGALLTDAVRKHPHAVLLLDEIEKAHPDIFNVLLQVMDYATITDNTGKKADFRNIVLIMTSNAGARELGQRMIGFGERVMQEESIIHAVEQLFSPEFRNRLDKVIVFKRLAPEIVEQIVRKELRLFQEQLAEKGVTLEVTDRCVRWLAEHGYSPVFGARNIARLVEEKIKGFFVDAVLFGPLSEGGKAVADIEDDDVVVRCEDEEETTDPVS
- the aat gene encoding leucyl/phenylalanyl-tRNA--protein transferase; its protein translation is MRRRRPIPYLEGVAYLSHRERILFPSPLDADEDIVAAGGNLSPGVLLSAYEQGIFPWYEEGYPILWWSPEVRCILWSNDLHISKRLRRDLRRSDFRFSADLAFEQVIHACATVPRRGQEGTWITPEMHDAYIRLHHLGYAHSVEVWRGEALVGGFYGVSLGRVFFGESMFSLVDNASKAALVFSRALFLRLGITLVDCQVPTDHLLRMGAVTVPREDFLASLGPLLRTPSRRGTWRVSSLRGTCLLPGLTHMEEPLSELLFLEKSRERETVDLAEMGGV